In the Burkholderia multivorans ATCC BAA-247 genome, GCCGATCGCCGCTCGTGTCCCATTCGTCTACGTGAACCGCCAGTGCGCCCCGCCTTGAACCCGTCGACGCTGTCCGCCTCCGGCCGACGCCCTTGGCCCGTGTTCGTCGCATTCCTGCGGCTCGGGCTCACGTCGTTCGGCGGTCCCGTCGCGCATCTCGGCTATTTCCGCGACGAATTCGTCACGCGGCGCGGCTGGCTGACCGAGCGCGCCTATGCGGATCTCGTCGGCCTGTGCCAGTTCCTGCCGGGCCCGGCGAGCAGCCAGGTCGGGATGGCGATCGGGCTGTCGCGCGCCGGCTATGCGGGGATGTGCGCCGCCTGGCTCGGCTTCACGCTGCCGTCGGCCGTGCTGATGATGCTGGCGGCGCTCGGCATGCACGCGGGCGGCGCGCCGCTCGGCGCGGGCGCGCTGCACGGGCTGCGGATCGTGTCGGTCGCGGTGATCGCGCAGGCGGTATGGGGCATGGCGCGCACGCTGTGCGCCGATGCGCGGCGCGCGACGCTGATGGCCGCGGCCGCGTGCGTCGCGCTGCTCGCGCCGGCCGCATGGACGCAGATCGCCGTGATCGCGGCGGCCGGTGCGGCGGGCGTCGTGCTGCTGCCGCAAGCGGCGCGCGATGCGCACGATCCGCTGCCGCTGCACGTGTCGCCGCGCGCCGGCGTGCTGTGGCTCGCGTCGTTTGCGGCGCTCGTCGTCGCGCTGCCGCTCGCCGCCCGCGCCTTGCATGCCGACAGCCTCGCGATCGTCGACGCCTTCTTCCGCACGGGCGCGCTCGTGTTCGGCGGCGGTCACGTGGTGCTGCCGCTGCTCCAGGCCGCCGTCGTCGCGCCGGGCTGGGTCGACGATTCGACCTTCCTCGCCGGCTACGGCGTCGCACAGGCGGTGCCCGGGCCGCTGTTCACGTTTTCGGCATTCCTCGGCGCGTCGCTGCGCATCGAGCCGAACGGCTGGCTCGGCGGCATGATCGCGCTCGTGTCGATCTTCGCGCCGTCGTTCCTGCTCGTGGCCGGCACCGCGCCGTTCTGGGCGCGCATGCGGCGCAACGCACGGATGCAGGCCGCGCTCGCGGGCGTCAACGCGGCCGTGGTCGGGCTGCTGCTCGCCGCGCTCTATCACCCGGTCTGGACCGACACGATCGTGTCGCCGCGCGACTTCGGCGCCGCGCTCGTCGCGTTCGTCGCGCTGACGTTCTGGCGCGTGCCGCCGTGGGCCGTCGTGATCGCGAGCGCGGCGCTCGGCTGGCTGGCGACGACGCTCGCGTGAGGCGAACGCGAACGCGGCGCCCGAAAAGAAAAAAGCCCTCGAAACCGAGGGCTTTTCGTCGACGTCGCGCGCCGCACGGCGCGGCGACGCAGGGACTTACGCGAAGTTCTTCGCGGCGAAGTCCCAGTTCGCGATGTTCCAGAACGCTTCGACGAACTTCGGACGTGCGTTGCGGTAGTCGATGTAGTACGCGTGCTCCCACACGTCGATCGTCAGCAGCGGCTTGTCGGCCGTCGTCAGCGGCGTGGCGGCGTTGCTCGTCGACACGATGTCGAGCGAACCGTCGGCCTTCTTCACGAGCCATGCCCAGCCCGAGCCGAACGTGCCGACTGCGGCCTTCGTGAACGCTTCCTTGAACGCGTCGAACGAACCCCACTTCGCGTTGATCGCGTCGCCGAGCGCGCCCGACGGTGCGCCGCCGCCGTTCGGCGACAGGCTGTTCCAGAAGAACGTGTGGTTCCAGACTTGCGCGGCGTTGTTGAAGATGCCGCCCGACGACTTCTTCACGATCTCTTCCAGCGGCATGTTCTCGAACTCGGTGCCGG is a window encoding:
- the sodB gene encoding superoxide dismutase [Fe]; this translates as MAHTLPPLPYAEDALAPTISKETIEYHYGKHHQAYVTNLNNLIPGTEFENMPLEEIVKKSSGGIFNNAAQVWNHTFFWNSLSPNGGGAPSGALGDAINAKWGSFDAFKEAFTKAAVGTFGSGWAWLVKKADGSLDIVSTSNAATPLTTADKPLLTIDVWEHAYYIDYRNARPKFVEAFWNIANWDFAAKNFA
- the chrA gene encoding chromate efflux transporter → MNPSTLSASGRRPWPVFVAFLRLGLTSFGGPVAHLGYFRDEFVTRRGWLTERAYADLVGLCQFLPGPASSQVGMAIGLSRAGYAGMCAAWLGFTLPSAVLMMLAALGMHAGGAPLGAGALHGLRIVSVAVIAQAVWGMARTLCADARRATLMAAAACVALLAPAAWTQIAVIAAAGAAGVVLLPQAARDAHDPLPLHVSPRAGVLWLASFAALVVALPLAARALHADSLAIVDAFFRTGALVFGGGHVVLPLLQAAVVAPGWVDDSTFLAGYGVAQAVPGPLFTFSAFLGASLRIEPNGWLGGMIALVSIFAPSFLLVAGTAPFWARMRRNARMQAALAGVNAAVVGLLLAALYHPVWTDTIVSPRDFGAALVAFVALTFWRVPPWAVVIASAALGWLATTLA